In Populus alba chromosome 1, ASM523922v2, whole genome shotgun sequence, a single window of DNA contains:
- the LOC118043119 gene encoding NAC domain-containing protein 83 yields MEKLSFVKNGVLRLPPGFRFHPTDEELVVQYLKRKVFACPLPASIIPEVDVCKSDPWDLPGDLEQERYFFSTREAKYPNGNRSNRATGSGYWKATGIDKQIVTSKGNQVVGMKKTLVFYRGKPPNGTRTDWIMHEYRLASTETTACNALKNKNSTQGPVVVPMENWVLCRIFLKKRGTKNEEENIQVGNDNRLPKLRATKPVFYDFMTKEKTTDLNLAPSSSSSGSSGITEEVSCNESDDHEESSSCNSFPYVRRKP; encoded by the exons ATGGAGAAGCTTAGTTTTGTTAAGAATGGTGTGCTTAGATTGCCTCCTGGATTTAGGTTCCACCCAACAGATGAGGAGCTTGTTGTCCAGTACTTGAAGAGAAAGGTGTTTGCTTGCCCCTTGCCTGCTTCCATAATCCCGGAAGTCGATGTTTGCAAGTCTGATCCTTGGGATCTGCCAG GTGATTTGGAGCAAGAACGGTACTTTTTCAGCACCAGAGAAGCCAAATATCCCAATGGGAATCGATCCAATAGAGCCACAGGCTCTGGCTACTGGAAGGCAACTGGAATAGACAAGCAAATTGTGACTTCTAAGGGCAACCAAGTTGTGGGGATGAAGAAAACTCTGGTTTTTTACAGAGGAAAGCCCCCCAACGGCACTAGGACTGATTGGATCATGCACGAATACCGCCTTGCAAGCACTGAAACCACAGCCTGCAATGCCCTGAAAAATAAGAATTCGACTCAG GGCCCTGTTGTGGTGCCCATGGAAAATTGGGTTCTATGCCGCATATTTTTGAAGAAGAGAGGCACAAAAAATGAGGAGGAAAACATTCAAGTTGGCAATGATAATAGACTGCCCAAACTCAGGGCCACTAAGCCTGTTTTCTACGATTTCATGACAAAGGAGAAGACAACTGATTTGAATCTAGCTCCTTCCTCATCATCCTCAGGATCCAGTGGAATCACAGAGGAAGTGTCCTGTAATGAATCAGATGACCACGAAGAAAGTAGTAGTTGCAATAGTTTTCCTTACGTTAGAAGAAAACCATAG
- the LOC118043125 gene encoding pyruvate dehydrogenase E1 component subunit beta-1, mitochondrial isoform X2, which yields MLGIIRQKAFGQRIRPAVSAWRGYSSAAKEMTVRDALNSALDEEMSADPKVFLMGEEVGEYQGAYKISKGLLDKYGPERVLDTPITEAGFTGIGVGAAYHGLKPVIEFMTFNFSMQAIDHIINSAAKSNYMSAGQISVPIVFRGPNGAAAGVGAQHSHCYAAWYASCPGLKVLAPYSSEDARGLLKAAIRDPDPVVFLENELLYGEAFPVSAEVLDSSFCLPIGKAKIEKEGKDVTITAFSKMVGYALKAAEILAKEGISAEVINLRSIRPLDRNTINASVRKTNRLVTVEEGFPQHGVGAEICASVVEESFGYLDAPVERIAGADVPMPYAANLERLAVPQVEDIVRAAKRACYRSV from the exons atgtTGGGGATTATAAGGCAAAAG GCTTTTGGGCAGAGGATTCGCCCTGCGGTATCGGCATGGAGAGGTTATTCATCTGCAGCAAAAGAG ATGACAGTTAGAGATGCGCTAAACTCTGCACTTGATGAGGAAATGTCTGCTGATCCTAAGGTTTTTTTGATGGGGGAAGAG GTTGGTGAATATCAGGGTGCATATAAG ATATCCAAAGGGCTTTTGGACAAGTATGGTCCTGAGAGAGTTCTTGATACACCAATCACAGAg GCTGGTTTTACTGGCATTGGAGTTGGCGCTGCTTACCATGGTCTTAAGCCTGTTATTGAATTTATGACATTCAACTTCTCTATGCAG GCAATTGACCACATCATTAATTCGGCTGCAAAATCAAACTATATGTCTGCTGGGCAGATATCAGTGCCCATAGTTTTCAGAGGGCCCAATGGTGCTGCCGCTGGAGTTGGTGCCCAACACTCTCAT TGTTATGCTGCATGGTATGCTTCCTGCCCTGGTTTGAAAGTACTGGCTCCTTACTCATCTGAAGATGCTCGTGGTCTGCTAAAGGCTGCCATAAGGGACCCTGATCCTGTTGTTTTCCTTGAAAATGAGTTATT ATATGGTGAGGCATTCCCTGTTTCTGCTGAAGTACTCGACTCCAGTTTTTGCCTTCCAATAGGGAAAGCCAAG ATTGAGAAAGAAGGGAAGGATGTGACCATTACTGCCTTTTCAAAAATGGTTGGCTATGCTCTCAAG GCTGCTGAGATACTTGCAAAGGAAGGAATCAGTGCTGAG GTGATAAATTTGCGATCAATTAGGCCACTAGATAGAAACACAATCAATGCTTCAGTCAGGAAAACTAACAGACTGGTGACAGTTGAAGAAGGATTTCCTCAGCATGGTGTTGGCGCTGAAATCTg TGCATCTGTTGTTGAAGAGAGCTTTGGTTATCTTGATGCCCCAGTTGAGAGAATTGCTGGAGCTGATGTTCCCATGCCTTATGCAGCTAATCTAGAGAGATTGGCCGTGCCACAG GTTGAGGATATTGTTCGTGCAGCAAAGAGAGCTTGCTACAGATCTGTGTAA
- the LOC118043125 gene encoding pyruvate dehydrogenase E1 component subunit beta-1, mitochondrial isoform X1, which yields MLGIIRQKVNAGGSPLLAFGQRIRPAVSAWRGYSSAAKEMTVRDALNSALDEEMSADPKVFLMGEEVGEYQGAYKISKGLLDKYGPERVLDTPITEAGFTGIGVGAAYHGLKPVIEFMTFNFSMQAIDHIINSAAKSNYMSAGQISVPIVFRGPNGAAAGVGAQHSHCYAAWYASCPGLKVLAPYSSEDARGLLKAAIRDPDPVVFLENELLYGEAFPVSAEVLDSSFCLPIGKAKIEKEGKDVTITAFSKMVGYALKAAEILAKEGISAEVINLRSIRPLDRNTINASVRKTNRLVTVEEGFPQHGVGAEICASVVEESFGYLDAPVERIAGADVPMPYAANLERLAVPQVEDIVRAAKRACYRSV from the exons atgtTGGGGATTATAAGGCAAAAGGTGAATGCCGGAGGTTCTCctcttttg GCTTTTGGGCAGAGGATTCGCCCTGCGGTATCGGCATGGAGAGGTTATTCATCTGCAGCAAAAGAG ATGACAGTTAGAGATGCGCTAAACTCTGCACTTGATGAGGAAATGTCTGCTGATCCTAAGGTTTTTTTGATGGGGGAAGAG GTTGGTGAATATCAGGGTGCATATAAG ATATCCAAAGGGCTTTTGGACAAGTATGGTCCTGAGAGAGTTCTTGATACACCAATCACAGAg GCTGGTTTTACTGGCATTGGAGTTGGCGCTGCTTACCATGGTCTTAAGCCTGTTATTGAATTTATGACATTCAACTTCTCTATGCAG GCAATTGACCACATCATTAATTCGGCTGCAAAATCAAACTATATGTCTGCTGGGCAGATATCAGTGCCCATAGTTTTCAGAGGGCCCAATGGTGCTGCCGCTGGAGTTGGTGCCCAACACTCTCAT TGTTATGCTGCATGGTATGCTTCCTGCCCTGGTTTGAAAGTACTGGCTCCTTACTCATCTGAAGATGCTCGTGGTCTGCTAAAGGCTGCCATAAGGGACCCTGATCCTGTTGTTTTCCTTGAAAATGAGTTATT ATATGGTGAGGCATTCCCTGTTTCTGCTGAAGTACTCGACTCCAGTTTTTGCCTTCCAATAGGGAAAGCCAAG ATTGAGAAAGAAGGGAAGGATGTGACCATTACTGCCTTTTCAAAAATGGTTGGCTATGCTCTCAAG GCTGCTGAGATACTTGCAAAGGAAGGAATCAGTGCTGAG GTGATAAATTTGCGATCAATTAGGCCACTAGATAGAAACACAATCAATGCTTCAGTCAGGAAAACTAACAGACTGGTGACAGTTGAAGAAGGATTTCCTCAGCATGGTGTTGGCGCTGAAATCTg TGCATCTGTTGTTGAAGAGAGCTTTGGTTATCTTGATGCCCCAGTTGAGAGAATTGCTGGAGCTGATGTTCCCATGCCTTATGCAGCTAATCTAGAGAGATTGGCCGTGCCACAG GTTGAGGATATTGTTCGTGCAGCAAAGAGAGCTTGCTACAGATCTGTGTAA
- the LOC118043125 gene encoding pyruvate dehydrogenase E1 component subunit beta-1, mitochondrial isoform X3, with product MTVRDALNSALDEEMSADPKVFLMGEEVGEYQGAYKISKGLLDKYGPERVLDTPITEAGFTGIGVGAAYHGLKPVIEFMTFNFSMQAIDHIINSAAKSNYMSAGQISVPIVFRGPNGAAAGVGAQHSHCYAAWYASCPGLKVLAPYSSEDARGLLKAAIRDPDPVVFLENELLYGEAFPVSAEVLDSSFCLPIGKAKIEKEGKDVTITAFSKMVGYALKAAEILAKEGISAEVINLRSIRPLDRNTINASVRKTNRLVTVEEGFPQHGVGAEICASVVEESFGYLDAPVERIAGADVPMPYAANLERLAVPQVEDIVRAAKRACYRSV from the exons ATGACAGTTAGAGATGCGCTAAACTCTGCACTTGATGAGGAAATGTCTGCTGATCCTAAGGTTTTTTTGATGGGGGAAGAG GTTGGTGAATATCAGGGTGCATATAAG ATATCCAAAGGGCTTTTGGACAAGTATGGTCCTGAGAGAGTTCTTGATACACCAATCACAGAg GCTGGTTTTACTGGCATTGGAGTTGGCGCTGCTTACCATGGTCTTAAGCCTGTTATTGAATTTATGACATTCAACTTCTCTATGCAG GCAATTGACCACATCATTAATTCGGCTGCAAAATCAAACTATATGTCTGCTGGGCAGATATCAGTGCCCATAGTTTTCAGAGGGCCCAATGGTGCTGCCGCTGGAGTTGGTGCCCAACACTCTCAT TGTTATGCTGCATGGTATGCTTCCTGCCCTGGTTTGAAAGTACTGGCTCCTTACTCATCTGAAGATGCTCGTGGTCTGCTAAAGGCTGCCATAAGGGACCCTGATCCTGTTGTTTTCCTTGAAAATGAGTTATT ATATGGTGAGGCATTCCCTGTTTCTGCTGAAGTACTCGACTCCAGTTTTTGCCTTCCAATAGGGAAAGCCAAG ATTGAGAAAGAAGGGAAGGATGTGACCATTACTGCCTTTTCAAAAATGGTTGGCTATGCTCTCAAG GCTGCTGAGATACTTGCAAAGGAAGGAATCAGTGCTGAG GTGATAAATTTGCGATCAATTAGGCCACTAGATAGAAACACAATCAATGCTTCAGTCAGGAAAACTAACAGACTGGTGACAGTTGAAGAAGGATTTCCTCAGCATGGTGTTGGCGCTGAAATCTg TGCATCTGTTGTTGAAGAGAGCTTTGGTTATCTTGATGCCCCAGTTGAGAGAATTGCTGGAGCTGATGTTCCCATGCCTTATGCAGCTAATCTAGAGAGATTGGCCGTGCCACAG GTTGAGGATATTGTTCGTGCAGCAAAGAGAGCTTGCTACAGATCTGTGTAA